A genomic stretch from Terriglobus sp. RCC_193 includes:
- the pabB gene encoding aminodeoxychorismate synthase component I: MSASSHIPAEWSPLPPAWSTRAFTHPGSILLESSLPSATEHTSLLFEDPIEILTANTPDDLPTLFAAIEAASQRGHWVAGWMAYEAGAHFLQLPARSTSTPIAIFGIYHQPQTFDHTAQHESCPAPQTTPLHLAPMPTITPAQYTAAIHRIQQWIAAGDTYQVNFTTPLTSPYSHTPQQVYEALHAQQPCSFGAILNLHPNSTILSFSPELFFQTDAAGNIATRPMKGTSPRSANAAEDHALAEALRHDEKNRAEHVMIVDLLRNDMNRICRIGSVHAASLFDIESLSTVHQMTSTIRGQLPAETPWYEVFRALFPGGSITGAPKRHTVELIQQLESSPRGVYTGAIGYFAPDRSACFNIAIRTAILEDNQLTLGAGGGIVADSTAASEYREMQLKAAFVQRASQPFQLIETMRVVNGHAPLLPHHLHRLNASAQALGFAFNKEDAEATITAAITTHHSAQPQRLRLLLHRDGTIEKDFSLATAWPQHLSLLLSQHPTHARSPHLRHKTTFRPEYHAAYLAATSVGFHDILFCNTADEVTETCIATILVHMAGRWYTPPQRSGILPGVYREQLLARGIVEEKPLRLADLREASHLALCNALRGVASVTSLQLHNGDKLHWTPANQLPALAAW; encoded by the coding sequence GTGTCTGCATCCTCACACATCCCCGCAGAGTGGTCGCCGCTTCCTCCTGCATGGAGCACCCGCGCGTTCACGCATCCCGGCAGCATCCTGCTGGAATCGTCATTACCCTCCGCCACCGAGCACACCTCCCTGCTCTTTGAAGACCCCATCGAAATCCTCACGGCCAACACACCTGACGATCTCCCCACACTCTTCGCAGCCATCGAAGCCGCATCGCAACGCGGCCACTGGGTCGCCGGATGGATGGCCTACGAAGCGGGCGCACACTTCCTCCAGCTCCCCGCACGTTCAACGTCAACCCCCATCGCCATCTTCGGCATCTATCACCAGCCCCAAACCTTCGATCACACCGCGCAACACGAATCTTGCCCAGCACCTCAAACAACGCCGCTTCATCTGGCGCCGATGCCCACCATCACCCCGGCGCAATACACCGCAGCCATCCACCGCATCCAGCAATGGATCGCCGCAGGCGACACCTACCAGGTCAACTTCACCACACCACTCACTTCGCCCTACTCCCACACACCGCAACAGGTGTATGAAGCCCTGCACGCACAACAGCCATGCAGCTTCGGAGCCATCCTCAACCTGCATCCCAACAGCACCATCCTCTCCTTCTCACCGGAACTTTTTTTCCAAACCGATGCCGCAGGCAACATCGCCACCCGCCCCATGAAAGGCACCTCGCCGCGCAGCGCCAACGCAGCAGAAGACCACGCGCTCGCCGAAGCCCTCCGTCACGACGAAAAGAACCGCGCCGAACACGTCATGATCGTCGATCTCCTGCGCAACGACATGAACCGCATCTGCCGCATCGGAAGCGTCCATGCGGCCAGCCTCTTCGACATCGAAAGCCTCTCCACCGTGCACCAGATGACCTCCACCATCCGCGGCCAGTTGCCAGCGGAAACACCGTGGTACGAAGTCTTCCGCGCACTCTTTCCCGGAGGCTCCATCACCGGCGCGCCCAAGCGCCACACCGTCGAACTCATTCAACAACTCGAGTCCTCTCCCCGCGGCGTCTACACCGGTGCCATCGGCTACTTCGCACCGGACCGCAGCGCCTGCTTCAACATCGCCATCCGCACCGCCATCCTCGAAGACAACCAGCTCACACTCGGCGCAGGCGGAGGCATCGTCGCCGACTCCACAGCCGCATCGGAATACCGAGAGATGCAGCTCAAAGCCGCCTTCGTCCAACGTGCATCACAGCCCTTCCAACTCATCGAAACCATGCGAGTGGTCAACGGCCACGCTCCGCTCCTGCCCCATCATCTCCATCGCCTCAACGCATCCGCACAGGCACTCGGCTTCGCCTTCAACAAGGAAGACGCAGAAGCCACCATCACCGCCGCCATCACAACCCACCACAGCGCGCAACCGCAGCGCCTGCGCCTCCTGCTGCATCGCGATGGTACAATTGAGAAAGACTTCTCATTAGCTACTGCATGGCCACAACATCTCAGCCTCCTGCTCAGCCAGCACCCCACGCACGCACGCAGTCCGCATCTGCGTCACAAAACCACGTTCCGGCCTGAGTATCATGCGGCATATCTCGCGGCCACCTCCGTAGGCTTTCACGACATACTCTTCTGCAACACCGCAGACGAAGTCACAGAAACCTGCATCGCAACCATCCTCGTCCACATGGCAGGGCGTTGGTATACACCGCCGCAGCGCAGCGGTATCCTGCCCGGTGTCTACCGCGAACAACTTCTTGCGAGGGGCATCGTCGAAGAAAAACCTCTGCGGCTGGCAGACCTTCGCGAAGCCTCACACCTAGCGCTCTGCAATGCTCTCCGCGGAGTCGCATCGGTCACATCTCTGCAACTACACAACGGCGACAAGCTCCACTGGACGCCTGCAAATCAACTCCCCGCGCTGGCTGCGTGGTAG
- a CDS encoding helix-turn-helix domain-containing protein, whose translation MQVDEDKQSDTNFDVVDAGQAEAVIEQKTIGERIRRLRTKRSLGLVELGKKTDLSASFLSQLETGRVVPTVRNLARIAIAFQKDLSYFFRDDAPVTFRILRRQERVRLQRSANASANFVTDSLSALISDSSMNPCIADFRASDEEVTFQPRLFEGIEFTLVMEGRLTLVSENETRTLETGDVAWLDAIRKRRYTCEAGHTARAMFITRHRRN comes from the coding sequence ATGCAAGTCGATGAAGATAAACAATCCGATACCAATTTCGATGTAGTCGATGCCGGACAGGCAGAAGCAGTCATTGAACAGAAAACCATCGGCGAACGCATCCGCCGCCTCCGCACAAAGCGTTCCCTGGGTCTCGTCGAACTCGGCAAAAAAACCGACCTTTCCGCATCCTTTCTCTCCCAGCTTGAAACCGGCCGCGTGGTCCCCACCGTGCGCAACCTCGCTCGCATCGCCATCGCCTTCCAGAAAGACCTCTCCTACTTCTTCCGCGACGACGCACCCGTCACCTTCCGCATCCTGCGTCGCCAGGAACGCGTGCGCCTCCAGCGCAGTGCCAACGCCAGCGCAAACTTCGTCACCGACAGCCTCTCCGCGCTTATCTCCGACTCCAGCATGAACCCCTGCATCGCAGACTTCCGCGCCTCCGACGAAGAGGTCACCTTCCAGCCCCGCCTCTTCGAAGGCATCGAGTTCACACTCGTCATGGAAGGCCGCCTCACGCTCGTCTCAGAAAACGAAACGCGCACCCTGGAAACCGGCGATGTCGCATGGCTCGACGCCATCCGCAAGCGCCGTTACACCTGCGAAGCGGGCCACACCGCACGCGCCATGTTCATCACACGCCATCGCCGCAACTAA
- a CDS encoding ribonucleotide-diphosphate reductase subunit beta, protein MSTTEAITHGSSVAVPETILDPGLCLTLRPMKYPQFYDMFRDGIKNTWTVEEVDFSTDLVDLRAKITPAEIHTIKRLVAFFATGDSIVSNNLVLNLYKHINSPEARLYLSRQLYEEAVHVQFYLTLLDNYVPDHEERAEAFAAVENIPSIHKKADFCMKWMDSIQQLDHLETKADRRNFLLNLICFAACIEGLFFFAAFAYVYFFRSKGLLHGLASGTNWVFRDESCHIEFAFEVVRVVREQEPDLWDAELEEQIRQMMAEAIDAEAQFADDLLSGGVAGLSTRDMRAYLGYVADSRLVRLGIEPHFKTKNPFSFMELQDVQELTNFFERRVSAYQTAVGGEVAFEDDF, encoded by the coding sequence ATGTCCACCACGGAAGCCATCACGCACGGATCATCCGTCGCCGTCCCCGAAACCATTCTTGATCCGGGCCTTTGCCTCACCCTGCGCCCCATGAAATACCCGCAGTTCTACGACATGTTCCGCGACGGCATCAAGAACACATGGACCGTGGAAGAGGTCGATTTCTCCACCGACCTCGTCGACCTGCGCGCCAAGATCACGCCCGCTGAGATCCACACCATCAAGCGTCTCGTCGCCTTCTTCGCCACCGGCGACTCGATCGTCTCGAACAACCTCGTGCTCAATCTCTACAAGCACATCAACTCGCCGGAAGCGCGCCTGTATCTCTCGCGCCAGCTTTACGAAGAGGCCGTGCACGTGCAGTTCTATCTCACGCTGCTCGACAACTACGTACCGGACCATGAGGAGCGCGCCGAAGCCTTCGCCGCCGTTGAGAACATCCCCTCCATCCACAAAAAAGCCGACTTCTGCATGAAGTGGATGGACAGCATCCAGCAGCTGGATCACCTGGAAACCAAGGCCGACCGCCGCAACTTCCTGCTGAACCTCATCTGCTTCGCCGCCTGCATCGAAGGCCTGTTCTTCTTCGCGGCCTTCGCATACGTCTACTTCTTCCGCAGCAAGGGCCTGCTCCACGGCCTCGCCTCCGGCACCAACTGGGTCTTCCGCGACGAGAGCTGCCACATCGAATTTGCCTTCGAAGTCGTCCGCGTCGTGCGCGAGCAGGAACCGGACCTCTGGGACGCCGAGCTCGAAGAGCAGATTCGCCAGATGATGGCAGAAGCCATCGACGCAGAAGCGCAGTTCGCCGACGACCTGCTCTCCGGCGGTGTCGCTGGCCTCTCCACCCGCGACATGCGCGCCTACCTCGGCTACGTGGCTGACTCCCGCCTCGTCCGCCTCGGCATCGAGCCGCACTTCAAAACAAAAAATCCCTTCTCGTTCATGGAGCTGCAGGACGTGCAGGAACTCACTAACTTCTTCGAACGCCGCGTCTCCGCATACCAGACCGCCGTCGGTGGCGAAGTTGCCTTCGAAGACGATTTTTAA
- a CDS encoding ribonucleoside-diphosphate reductase subunit alpha, with translation MATTAQTSLSDITPGFPVRDETPVMHVKKRNGSLEAVDVNKIVRAVQRSSQSLPHVDAMRIASKTIGGLYDGATTRELDAISIDTAASLIAEEPQYSKLAARLLLATILKEVAGQNLHSFSQSIEYGFQQGVVGPAVAEFVTVHARKLNHAIDENFSDRFEYFGLRTVYDRYLLRDPLSRKVIETPQHFFLRVACGLAGTPHEAIEFYQLIAAHDYMPSSPTLFNSGTKHPQMSSCYLHDSPQDSLESIYDSYKDVALLSKFSGGIGLAFHRVRSEGSLIRATNGLSNGIIPWLRTLDSSVAAVNQGGKRKGACCVYLEPWHADIESFLELRENTGDLSRRTYNLNTANWIPDLFMKRVDEDGMWSLFDPKLVPNFPDLYGEEFEQAYLQAEEGKIYHRQVKARELYARMMRSLAETGNGWMTFKDACNIKNNQTGAPGNVIHLSNLCTEITEVTSKDETAVCNLGSINLGRHVKMDENGKVVFDFEKLANTVRIAVPMLDRVIDINFYPVQQALKANNRWRPVGLGVMGLQDVFFQMRLPFDSPEAQALSTRIQEEIYYYAMLATTELAEKNGPHASFNETRLASGQFQFDLWNVKPTDEARWEALRKRILKSGVRNSLLIAIAPTATIASIVGCYECIEPQISNLFKRETLSGEFLQVNRYLINELKALGMWNEEMRMKLKMSEGSVQNIEELTDELKAIYRTVWEVPMRSLIDMAAARNAYIDQAQSLNLFSESPNIGRLSSMYMHAWKKGLKTTYYLRSRPATKIAKATVQKGSVMASTPSQQLQNVPVPTPEQQPLDASAAIACSLENPESCEACQ, from the coding sequence TTGGCGACGACGGCACAAACCAGCCTCTCTGACATCACACCCGGATTCCCCGTCCGTGACGAAACCCCGGTCATGCACGTGAAGAAGCGCAACGGCTCACTCGAAGCCGTGGACGTCAACAAGATCGTCCGCGCCGTGCAGCGTTCGTCGCAGAGCCTGCCGCACGTCGATGCCATGCGTATCGCCTCCAAGACCATCGGCGGCCTCTACGACGGTGCCACCACCCGCGAGCTGGACGCCATCTCCATTGACACCGCGGCGTCACTCATCGCGGAAGAGCCGCAGTATTCCAAGCTGGCCGCGCGCCTGCTCCTGGCCACCATCCTCAAGGAAGTCGCCGGGCAGAACCTGCACTCTTTCTCGCAGTCCATTGAGTACGGATTCCAGCAGGGCGTCGTCGGTCCCGCCGTCGCGGAGTTCGTCACCGTCCACGCGCGCAAGCTCAACCACGCCATCGACGAGAACTTCTCCGACCGCTTCGAATACTTCGGCCTGCGCACCGTGTATGACCGCTACCTGCTCCGCGATCCCCTCTCGCGCAAGGTCATTGAGACGCCGCAACACTTCTTCCTGCGCGTCGCCTGCGGTCTCGCCGGCACACCGCACGAAGCCATCGAGTTCTATCAGCTCATCGCCGCGCACGACTACATGCCGTCGTCGCCCACGCTGTTCAACAGCGGCACCAAGCATCCGCAGATGTCCTCCTGCTACCTGCACGACTCACCGCAGGACTCGCTGGAATCCATCTACGACTCCTATAAGGATGTTGCCCTGCTGAGCAAGTTCTCCGGCGGCATCGGCCTCGCCTTCCACCGCGTCCGCAGCGAAGGCTCGCTCATCCGCGCCACCAACGGCCTCAGCAACGGCATCATCCCGTGGCTGCGCACGCTGGACAGTTCCGTCGCCGCCGTCAATCAGGGCGGCAAGCGCAAGGGCGCATGCTGCGTTTACCTGGAGCCGTGGCATGCCGACATCGAGAGCTTCCTCGAACTCCGCGAAAACACCGGCGATCTCTCCCGTCGTACCTACAACCTGAACACCGCCAACTGGATCCCCGACCTCTTCATGAAGCGCGTGGACGAGGACGGCATGTGGTCCCTCTTCGATCCCAAGCTGGTGCCCAACTTCCCCGACCTCTACGGTGAAGAGTTTGAGCAGGCATACCTGCAGGCGGAAGAAGGCAAGATCTACCATCGCCAGGTAAAGGCGCGTGAACTCTACGCACGCATGATGCGTTCGCTCGCCGAAACCGGCAACGGCTGGATGACCTTCAAGGACGCCTGCAACATCAAGAACAACCAGACTGGCGCTCCCGGCAACGTGATCCATCTCTCGAACCTCTGCACAGAGATCACGGAAGTCACCAGCAAGGACGAAACTGCGGTCTGCAATCTGGGTTCCATCAACCTGGGCCGCCACGTAAAGATGGACGAAAACGGCAAGGTCGTCTTCGACTTCGAAAAGCTGGCCAACACCGTGCGCATCGCCGTGCCCATGCTGGACCGTGTTATTGACATCAACTTCTACCCCGTTCAGCAGGCGCTCAAGGCCAACAACCGCTGGCGCCCCGTAGGCCTCGGTGTCATGGGACTGCAGGACGTCTTCTTCCAGATGCGTCTTCCCTTCGACTCGCCCGAAGCACAGGCGCTGTCCACCCGCATTCAGGAAGAGATTTACTACTACGCCATGCTGGCCACCACGGAGCTCGCCGAAAAGAACGGCCCCCACGCCAGCTTCAACGAAACCCGCCTCGCATCCGGCCAGTTCCAGTTCGATCTCTGGAACGTCAAGCCCACGGACGAAGCTCGTTGGGAGGCTCTGCGTAAGCGCATCCTGAAGTCCGGCGTGCGCAACTCGCTGCTCATCGCCATCGCACCCACTGCCACCATCGCTTCCATCGTCGGCTGCTACGAGTGCATCGAGCCCCAGATCAGCAACCTCTTCAAGCGCGAAACTCTCTCCGGCGAGTTCCTGCAGGTGAACCGCTACCTCATCAACGAGCTCAAAGCACTCGGCATGTGGAATGAAGAGATGCGCATGAAGCTCAAGATGAGCGAGGGTTCCGTCCAGAACATTGAAGAACTCACGGACGAGCTCAAGGCCATCTATCGCACCGTCTGGGAAGTCCCCATGCGTTCGCTCATCGACATGGCTGCAGCACGTAACGCCTACATCGACCAGGCGCAGTCGCTGAACCTCTTCAGCGAGTCGCCCAACATCGGCCGCCTCTCCTCCATGTACATGCACGCCTGGAAGAAGGGCCTCAAGACCACCTACTATCTGCGCTCGCGCCCGGCAACAAAGATTGCTAAGGCCACCGTGCAGAAGGGCTCCGTCATGGCGTCCACGCCGTCGCAGCAGTTGCAGAACGTCCCGGTGCCCACACCGGAACAGCAACCGCTCGACGCCTCCGCCGCCATCGCCTGCTCTCTCGAAAACCCGGAGAGCTGCGAAGCCTGCCAGTAA
- a CDS encoding transglycosylase SLT domain-containing protein, with translation MLAGTVGAVAQKKKATHTTASSTHSTAKSSSTAKTAKSKSTTTHGKSSKAAATHALKKGTHAKTTRMVSEPTVQSKTLHTAFVESSTLRPMAQQLAAGRSSAAFAGVQSYASAHPGEGAAAAYLAMGHAYAVDRRYGDAVSAYKQASTQGSALRDYADYLAAQAALNNHDASTAITLLTNFAQKYPASIFVPSTPVTLANAYLLNNDANSALRTLAILMGQSKSQSADYLITEAKAHQMAGDVAAAVSIYRQIFVRLPFSPEAQQSRVALQSLNAGPTAGERKLHADALFNAKRYGEAGAEYDAIKNDASLSQADRDALDIYGAVCDLKLKHLSRRDAEKLPDTGDDSAALKLYILAEISRNEGDTAGHTSILQQMEQRFPKSRWLEEALYSGGNMYLIKRDSTQAIAHYGKLFEMFPNSTYAPSVHWRSAWLNYRLRNYSEAARLMEEQIMRFPLGPEVPTALYWRGRLYRDVEKNSGQAANYFSVLSNTYRNYYYANLARQQLQQMGTQTQAAPADALGYVKTPPAPTLVAALPENDPHLIKARLLANAALNEYIGPEIQASGTASQWGALAEAEIYSSYGENVRALQAVKRSGSGLYTLPVSEVPSAYWTLLFPRPYWGDLTTNAEAQGLDPYLVASLIRQESEFNPGAISRANAMGLMQLLPGVGKQEAKRAGMKKFTAPMLLNPSINLKLGTMNLREVLGRWNNTPEYALAAYNAGDVPVRNWVGEGNYKDLPEFVESIPYTETREYVQSILRNREMYRQLYR, from the coding sequence GTGCTTGCTGGTACGGTTGGCGCCGTAGCACAGAAGAAAAAGGCGACGCATACCACTGCCTCCTCGACGCATAGCACGGCGAAGAGCAGTTCTACTGCGAAGACTGCCAAGAGCAAGTCCACGACGACACATGGAAAGAGCAGTAAAGCTGCCGCGACCCACGCGCTGAAGAAGGGCACGCACGCGAAGACGACACGCATGGTTTCCGAACCGACAGTGCAGTCGAAGACGCTTCATACAGCCTTTGTTGAAAGCTCGACGCTGCGACCGATGGCGCAGCAACTGGCGGCGGGGCGTTCCAGCGCAGCGTTTGCGGGGGTGCAGAGCTATGCGTCCGCGCATCCGGGTGAGGGTGCTGCCGCAGCTTACCTGGCGATGGGTCATGCGTATGCCGTGGATCGCCGCTATGGCGATGCCGTGAGCGCCTATAAGCAGGCGTCGACGCAGGGAAGTGCGCTGCGTGATTATGCTGATTACCTGGCGGCGCAGGCAGCGCTGAACAATCATGATGCGTCTACGGCGATTACTCTGCTGACCAACTTTGCACAGAAGTATCCGGCGAGCATCTTTGTGCCGAGTACGCCGGTGACACTGGCGAATGCCTATCTCTTAAATAACGATGCGAATAGCGCGCTGCGGACGCTGGCCATCCTGATGGGTCAGTCGAAGTCGCAGAGTGCGGACTATCTGATTACCGAGGCGAAGGCCCACCAGATGGCGGGCGATGTGGCCGCTGCGGTGTCGATCTATCGGCAGATATTTGTGCGGTTGCCGTTTTCTCCTGAGGCGCAGCAGTCGCGCGTGGCATTGCAATCGTTGAATGCAGGGCCTACCGCAGGGGAACGCAAGCTGCATGCCGATGCGCTGTTCAATGCGAAGCGCTATGGTGAGGCGGGCGCGGAGTATGACGCTATTAAGAATGATGCATCGCTGTCGCAGGCGGACCGCGATGCGCTGGATATTTATGGTGCTGTTTGCGATCTGAAGTTGAAGCATCTTTCGCGGCGTGATGCGGAGAAGTTGCCGGACACGGGCGATGACAGTGCCGCGCTGAAGCTCTATATTCTGGCGGAAATTTCACGTAACGAAGGCGATACCGCAGGCCACACATCCATCCTGCAGCAGATGGAGCAGCGCTTTCCGAAGAGCCGCTGGCTGGAAGAGGCGCTGTATTCCGGCGGCAATATGTATCTGATCAAACGCGACTCGACACAGGCGATTGCGCATTATGGGAAGTTGTTTGAGATGTTCCCGAACAGCACCTATGCGCCGAGTGTGCATTGGCGGTCGGCGTGGTTGAACTATCGTCTGCGGAATTATTCCGAGGCCGCCCGGCTGATGGAAGAACAGATTATGCGCTTCCCGCTGGGGCCGGAGGTGCCTACGGCGCTTTATTGGCGCGGCCGGCTGTATCGGGACGTGGAGAAGAATTCGGGGCAAGCCGCGAACTACTTCAGTGTGCTCTCGAACACGTATCGCAACTACTATTATGCGAACCTGGCGCGGCAGCAATTGCAGCAGATGGGAACGCAGACGCAGGCGGCTCCTGCGGACGCGCTGGGTTATGTGAAGACGCCGCCCGCTCCGACGCTGGTGGCCGCGCTGCCGGAGAACGATCCGCATCTGATCAAGGCCAGGTTGCTGGCGAATGCGGCGCTGAACGAATATATCGGGCCGGAGATTCAGGCGAGCGGTACGGCGTCGCAGTGGGGCGCGCTGGCGGAAGCTGAGATTTACTCCAGCTATGGCGAGAACGTGCGTGCGTTGCAGGCGGTGAAGCGTAGCGGTTCCGGTTTGTACACACTGCCGGTGAGCGAAGTGCCGAGTGCGTATTGGACGCTGCTGTTTCCGCGTCCCTACTGGGGCGACCTGACGACGAACGCTGAGGCACAAGGGCTTGATCCTTATTTAGTGGCTTCGCTGATCCGGCAGGAGAGCGAGTTCAATCCGGGCGCGATCTCGCGCGCGAATGCGATGGGGCTGATGCAGTTGTTGCCGGGCGTTGGCAAGCAGGAGGCGAAGCGTGCAGGCATGAAGAAGTTCACTGCGCCGATGCTGCTGAATCCGTCGATCAATCTGAAGCTGGGCACGATGAATCTGCGCGAGGTGCTGGGCCGGTGGAACAATACGCCGGAGTATGCGCTGGCTGCGTATAACGCTGGCGATGTGCCGGTACGGAACTGGGTGGGTGAGGGAAATTACAAGGACCTGCCCGAGTTTGTGGAATCGATTCCGTACACCGAGACGCGTGAGTATGTGCAGAGTATTCTGCGCAATCGTGAGATGTACCGCCAGCTTTATCGGTAG